One region of Triticum aestivum cultivar Chinese Spring chromosome 6B, IWGSC CS RefSeq v2.1, whole genome shotgun sequence genomic DNA includes:
- the LOC123137393 gene encoding transcription termination factor MTERF5, chloroplastic — protein MTSLQAAPRLSLHLTPSEHRGRLLPPWRLVLSPSSCRLYTLISRQHPICNAQSYADDLLVASAQSSTTALSRLLAAEREEAKAVLSLFLRQKGLRSAVAARIANKSDGFIEHLSSKLQSAYRSRYAEGRELSTPEIRDALLPYLEALSKEHGDSLVEVVENFPDPFSAERESLSYSMILTPTSSNKQKAIARVSTPTSGGALPELVLYLLDYGMDHEEIKNVVRKFPAFAYYNVDRKIKPLVELLLELGVPRSGIPGIIRKRPQLCGISLTDNLKPMMAYMENIGVNKAQWSKVICRFPAFLTYSRQKVEITVSYLTELGVSKENIGKILTRCPHLMSYSVNDNLRPTADYFRSIGADAASLIQKCPQAFGLNIESKLKPITEFFLEREFSIEEIGIMVNRFGIIHTLSLQENLIPKYEYFLTMGYPRYELVKFPQYFGYSLEQRIKPRYARMTGCGVRLILNQMLSVSETRFEEILQKKSGGF, from the exons ATGACGAGCCTGCAGGCGGCCCCGCGCCTCAGCCTCCACCTGACCCCGTCCGAACACCGTGGCCGGCTGCTTCCGCCGTGGAGGCTcgtcctctccccctcctcctgcAG GCTTTACACTCTCATTTCCAGACAACATCCCATTTGCAATGCACAATCAT ATGCTGATGATTTACTGGTAGCCAGTGCCCAAAGCTCCACAACTGCTCTCTCAAGGTTGCTTGCTGCAGAAAGAGAGGAAGCGAAAGCTGTGCTATCGCTGTTCTTAAGGCAGAAAGGTTTGAGAAGTGCGGTAGCTGCACGGATTGCCAACAAATCAGATGGATTCATTGAGCACCTGAGTTCAAAGCTCCAAAGTGCTTACAGATCTCGATATGCTGAAG GAAGGGAGCTGAGTACACCTGAGATCAGAGATGCTCTCCTTCCCTATCTAGAAGCTCTTTCTAAAGAACATGGGGATAGTTTGGTCGAAGTGGTGGAGAATTTCCCTGATCCTTTTTCCGCGGAAAGGGAGTCCTTGTCTTACTCAATGATACTTACACCAACGAGCTCAAATAAGCAGAAGGCAATTGCTCGAGTAAGCACACCAACCTCAGGGGGAGCCCTCCCGGAGTTAGTGCTCTACCTACTGGACTACGGCATGGATCATGAGGAGATCAAGAATGTCGTGCGCAAGTTCCCAGCATTTGCGTACTACAATGTGGATCGCAAGATAAAGCCCCTGGTGGAGCTACTGCTTGAGCTTGGTGTGCCGAGGTCAGGCATACCCGGAATCATCAGGAAGAGGCCTCAGCTATGTGGAATCAGCTTGACAGATAATCTGAAACCTATGATGGCCTATATGGAGAATATCGGTGTCAACAAAGCTCAGTGGAGCAAGGTGATATGCCGGTTCCCTGCATTTCTCACATATAGCAGGCAGAAGGTGGAGATAACTGTGAGCTACCTTACTGAACTAGGAGTTTCTAAGGAAAACATCGGCAAGATTCTCACACGATGTCCTCATCTCATGAGCTACAGTGTCAATGACAACCTCAGACCAACTGCTGACTACTTCCGGTCGATCGGCGCAGATGCTGCATCTCTTATTCAGAAATGTCCCCAGGCTTTTGGTTTGAACATAGAGTCAAAGCTGAAGCCGATCACAGAGTTTTTCCTGGAGAGGGAGTTCAGCATCGAGGAAATTGGCATTATGGTAAATAGATTTGGGATTATTCACACTCTCAGCTTGCAAGAAAATTTGATTCCCAAATATGAATATTTTCTGACGATGGGGTACCCAAGGTATGAACTCGTGAAATTTCCGCAGTACTTTGGGTACAGTTTAGAGCAGAGGATAAAACCTCGGTATGCTCGGATGACTGGTTGTGGGGTGAGGTTGATTCTGAACCAGATGTTGTCAGTCTCAGAAACCAGATTTGAGGAAATTCTACAAAAGAAATCAGGTGGATTTTGA
- the LOC123137394 gene encoding pre-mRNA-splicing factor ISY1 homolog — protein MARNEEKAQSMLNRFITMKQEEKRKPRERRPYLASECRDLADADRWRGEILREIGVKVAEIQNEGLGEHRLRDLNDEINKLLRERSHWERRILELGGRDYSRSSNAALMTDLDGNIVAIPNPSGRGPGYRYFGAAKKLPGVRELFDKPPEVRKRRTRYEIHKRINAGYYGYYDDEDGVLEPLEAAAEKRMRDEVVTEWHRVERVRREAMKNVVSGEVAAAGGRGGEAAREVLFEEVEEEVEEERRLEEERMEREKGEEAGREFVAHVPLPDEKEIERMVLEKKKKELLSKYTSDTLQGEQKEAKEMLNVQR, from the coding sequence ATGGCTCGTAACGAGGAGAAGGCGCAGTCCATGCTGAACCGCTTCATCACGATGAAGCAGGAGGAGAAGCGCAAGCCCCGCGAGCGCCGGCCGTACCTCGCCTCCGAGTGCCGGGACCTCGCCGACGCCGACCGCTGGCGTGGAGAGATCCTGCGCGAGATCGGCGTCAAGGTCGCCGAGATCCAGAACGAGGGCCTCGGGGAGCACCGCCTCCGAGACCTCAACGACGAGATCAACAAACTCCTCCGCGAGCGCAGCCACTGGGAGCGCCGCATCCTCGAGCTCGGAGGCCGCGACTACTCTCGCAGCTCCAACGCCGCCCTCATGACCGACCTCGACGGCAACATCGTCGCCATCCCCAACCCCTCCGGCCGGGGCCCAGGCTACCGCTACTTTGGCGCTGCCAAGAAGCTCCCCGGCGTCCGTGAGCTATTTGACAAGCCACCTGAGGTCCGCAAGCGCCGCACCCGCTACGAGATCCACAAGCGCATCAATGCCGGGTACTACGGATACTATGACGACGAGGACGGTGTGCTTGAACCCCTTGAGGCTGCTGCCGAGAAGCGCATGCGGGATGAGGTTGTCACGGAGTGGCACCGTGTGGAGCGTGTGCGGCGGGAGGCCATGAAGAATGTGGTGAGTGGCGAGGTGGCTGCAGCAGGTGGGCGTGGTGGGGAAGCTGCTAGGGAGGTGCTGttcgaggaggtggaggaggaggttgaggaggagaggaggctggAGGAAGAGAGAATggaaagagagaagggggaagaggcTGGGAGGGAGTTTGTCGCACATGTGCCGCTCCCTGATGAGAAGGAGATTGAGCGGATGGTgctagagaagaagaagaaagagctgCTGAGCAAGTACACAAGTGATACCCTGCAAGGCGAGCAGAAGGAGGCTAAGGAGATGCTCAATGTGCAACGCTAG